A genomic segment from Candidatus Leptovillus gracilis encodes:
- a CDS encoding ferrochelatase encodes MSKYIGQQQYEHGAPGRTGILLVNLGTPEAPTARGLRPYLRQFLSDPRVIEWPAWAWKPILHGIILNVRPKKSAKLYAAIWTEAGSPLFVYSQSIARQMQAALTETWGDAIRVELAMRYGRPSIPEQLAALRQANAQRILVLPLFPQYSATTTATIFDVVFDELKRWRWTPELRTITGYHDHPLYIRGLAGSVQRFWAENGRAAKLLFSFHGIPQSYFANGDPYPCFCQKTVRLVAEELGLDKEAYQVCFQSRFGPQEWLQPYTDKTLEAWAQAGLTSVDTICPGFAADCLETLEEVAVQNRDIFMAAGGRQYQYIPCLNDGPEQIALLGDLVQTHLQGWPVSLASDS; translated from the coding sequence ATGAGCAAATACATCGGACAACAACAGTACGAACATGGCGCGCCGGGCCGCACCGGCATTTTGTTGGTGAACCTGGGCACGCCAGAAGCGCCAACCGCGCGGGGATTACGGCCGTATCTACGTCAATTTCTGAGCGACCCGCGGGTCATCGAGTGGCCCGCCTGGGCGTGGAAGCCGATTTTACACGGCATCATTCTCAACGTGCGGCCCAAAAAATCGGCCAAATTGTACGCCGCGATCTGGACGGAAGCAGGTTCACCGCTGTTTGTATACTCGCAAAGCATCGCCCGCCAAATGCAGGCGGCGCTGACCGAAACCTGGGGCGACGCCATCCGGGTGGAACTGGCAATGCGTTACGGCCGTCCATCCATCCCGGAGCAGTTGGCGGCGCTGCGCCAGGCCAACGCGCAGCGCATTCTGGTGCTGCCGCTGTTTCCGCAGTATTCGGCGACAACCACGGCAACCATTTTCGACGTGGTGTTTGACGAACTGAAGCGCTGGCGCTGGACGCCAGAACTGCGCACCATCACCGGCTATCATGACCATCCGTTGTACATTCGCGGGCTGGCCGGGAGTGTGCAAAGGTTTTGGGCGGAAAACGGCCGTGCCGCCAAACTGCTCTTTTCTTTTCACGGCATCCCCCAAAGCTACTTCGCCAACGGCGACCCATACCCCTGTTTTTGCCAGAAGACGGTCAGGCTGGTGGCCGAGGAGTTGGGGCTGGACAAAGAAGCGTACCAGGTTTGCTTTCAATCCCGCTTTGGCCCGCAGGAATGGCTGCAACCCTACACAGACAAGACCCTGGAAGCGTGGGCGCAAGCAGGGCTAACAAGCGTAGATACCATCTGCCCCGGTTTCGCCGCCGACTGCCTGGAAACGTTAGAGGAGGTGGCCGTGCAGAACCGGGACATCTTCATGGCGGCCGGCGGGCGGCAGTACCAATACATCCCCTGCCTGAACGATGGCCCAGAGCAGATCGCCCTGCTAGGCGATCTGGTTCAGACGCATTTACAGGGCTGGCCGGTCTCTCTCGCCTCCGACAGCTAA
- a CDS encoding glutamine synthetase: MNHPPYALMNPLTRLLDKPRQEFTREDLIHIIEQKQLERITFHYTAIDGKLKELKIPLAGRTQAERILADGERVDGSSLFRGLVDVAVSDLYVAPVYQTAFLNPFDPGSLDFVCRYLTHDGELAPYTLDNILLKAYRRFQEQTGWDLHAMGELEFFVLSNPAHNLYTAVKQRGYHTASPFNKTGDLINEMVNHITQITGAVKYAHSEVGNLHEVRSDLEEIAGKRADQLEIEFLPTPIDEAGDNLVLARWLIRNVAYQHGCVATFTPKLEEGIAGNGLHVHMELRRNGRNAMRDDNGRLSREAQQLIGGLGHYAATLTAFGNTTSSAYLRLVPNQEAPTRICWSESNRSAMIRVPLGWTNANNLARQVNPQQTTLFVDESGRQTVELRSPDGSAMVHLLLAGIAMSATWGLTHPAEAQQLADNLYVTGNIFRDKATLNQLRPLPSSCVASAAALRQERDLYEADGVFPPSMIDYVARMLQEEDDEGMNQYLADLPADDRLHQTRAIMHKDLHRH; the protein is encoded by the coding sequence ATGAACCATCCCCCCTATGCCCTGATGAACCCCCTGACCCGACTGCTGGACAAGCCGCGCCAGGAGTTCACCCGCGAAGACCTGATCCACATTATCGAGCAAAAACAGCTTGAACGTATTACCTTCCATTACACGGCCATAGACGGCAAGCTCAAAGAGCTAAAAATCCCCCTGGCCGGCCGCACCCAGGCGGAGCGCATTCTGGCCGATGGCGAGCGCGTGGACGGCTCTTCTCTCTTTCGCGGATTGGTAGACGTGGCCGTCTCTGACCTGTATGTAGCGCCGGTTTACCAAACTGCCTTCCTCAACCCGTTTGATCCTGGCAGTCTGGATTTTGTCTGCCGTTACCTGACCCACGATGGCGAATTGGCCCCGTACACGCTGGACAATATCTTGCTCAAAGCGTATCGTCGCTTTCAGGAGCAGACCGGGTGGGATTTGCACGCGATGGGCGAGCTGGAATTTTTTGTGCTGAGTAATCCGGCGCACAACTTGTATACGGCCGTTAAACAACGTGGCTACCATACCGCTTCCCCATTCAACAAAACCGGCGACCTGATCAACGAGATGGTCAACCACATCACCCAGATCACCGGCGCGGTAAAATATGCTCACAGCGAAGTGGGCAACCTGCATGAGGTGCGCAGCGACCTGGAGGAAATCGCTGGCAAACGCGCCGATCAGCTTGAAATTGAGTTTTTGCCTACGCCGATTGACGAAGCCGGCGACAATCTGGTGCTGGCCCGCTGGCTCATCCGCAACGTGGCTTACCAGCATGGCTGCGTGGCAACTTTTACGCCCAAATTAGAGGAAGGCATCGCCGGCAATGGGCTGCATGTGCATATGGAATTACGGCGCAACGGCCGTAACGCCATGCGCGACGACAACGGCCGTCTTTCCCGCGAAGCCCAACAACTGATCGGCGGCCTGGGGCACTATGCCGCCACCCTCACCGCTTTTGGCAACACCACCTCATCCGCCTACCTGCGCCTGGTCCCCAACCAGGAAGCCCCCACCCGCATCTGCTGGAGCGAATCCAACCGCAGCGCCATGATCCGCGTGCCGTTGGGTTGGACCAATGCCAACAACCTGGCGCGGCAGGTGAACCCGCAGCAGACCACCCTGTTTGTAGACGAATCTGGCCGGCAGACGGTGGAACTGCGCAGCCCTGATGGCAGCGCCATGGTCCATTTGCTGCTGGCGGGTATCGCTATGTCGGCCACCTGGGGGCTGACTCACCCGGCCGAAGCGCAGCAGTTGGCCGACAATTTGTACGTCACCGGCAACATTTTCCGCGACAAGGCGACGTTGAACCAGTTACGGCCGTTGCCCTCAAGCTGCGTGGCCTCGGCGGCGGCGCTGCGCCAGGAGCGCGACCTGTACGAGGCGGACGGTGTCTTTCCGCCGAGCATGATTGACTACGTGGCGCGCATGTTGCAGGAGGAGGATGACGAAGGCATGAACCAATACCTGGCCGACCTGCCCGCCGACGACCGTCTGCACCAGACGCGGGCCATCATGCACAAAGATTTACACCGCCATTAG
- a CDS encoding LysM peptidoglycan-binding domain-containing protein: MRQHIPILFFALFFMALVSAALVLAARNFGSDAAAISGAAPAAATAVPLPTPQPTNQPTRLATAVVPASHLVQPGETTFGIATAYGLTVEQLAAANNITDPTVLFAGQLLIIPDGEIAREPEREAEQPVSQLTNAAANQQTDSLPTMLNGLPLTAILVLPPDVLQNGRAIYAAGQTMGRNRRAFAKVGDSTIETDHFLSRFDSGPYNLGEYAALQGVIDHFRGSFARDSTAVRTGLHSWTTFDPAWADKSVCLPNESPIACEFRQHNPAIVLIRLGSNDVDVPAMYDQNMRQIVQYAIDNGVIPVLGTKADRHEGSNQNNDILRQIAADYQIPLWEFDIVAGTLPGRGLDVDGVHMSTFYAHDYTLPEAFQRGHAMHNLTALLMLDALLSQIILAAGS, translated from the coding sequence ATGCGCCAACACATCCCAATTTTGTTCTTTGCTCTGTTTTTTATGGCCCTGGTGAGCGCCGCATTGGTGCTGGCCGCGCGCAATTTTGGCAGTGACGCCGCCGCGATTAGCGGCGCGGCGCCGGCGGCGGCAACGGCCGTTCCCCTGCCCACACCCCAACCAACCAACCAACCGACGCGCCTGGCAACGGCCGTTGTCCCAGCCAGCCACCTCGTCCAACCCGGCGAAACCACCTTCGGCATTGCCACCGCCTACGGCCTCACCGTGGAACAGCTTGCCGCCGCCAACAATATCACCGACCCCACCGTCTTGTTTGCCGGGCAGCTTTTGATCATCCCTGATGGGGAGATAGCGCGAGAGCCAGAGCGAGAGGCAGAACAACCTGTCAGCCAACTAACAAACGCAGCAGCAAACCAACAAACAGACTCTTTGCCCACCATGCTAAACGGGCTGCCTCTGACCGCGATTCTTGTCCTGCCGCCGGATGTGTTGCAAAACGGCCGTGCCATCTACGCCGCCGGGCAGACGATGGGGCGCAATCGCCGCGCCTTTGCCAAAGTCGGCGACAGCACCATCGAAACCGACCACTTTCTCAGCCGCTTCGACAGCGGCCCTTACAACCTGGGCGAGTACGCCGCCTTGCAAGGGGTGATTGATCACTTTCGTGGTTCCTTCGCCCGCGACAGCACGGCCGTACGCACCGGCTTGCACTCCTGGACAACCTTCGACCCGGCCTGGGCCGACAAGAGCGTCTGCCTGCCCAATGAAAGCCCCATCGCCTGCGAGTTCCGCCAGCATAACCCGGCCATCGTCCTTATCCGCCTGGGTTCTAACGATGTGGACGTGCCGGCGATGTATGACCAGAATATGCGCCAGATCGTCCAGTACGCCATAGACAACGGCGTTATCCCGGTGTTGGGCACAAAGGCCGACCGCCACGAGGGCAGCAACCAGAACAACGACATCCTGCGCCAGATTGCCGCCGACTACCAGATTCCCCTATGGGAGTTCGATATTGTGGCCGGAACGCTGCCAGGGCGTGGATTGGACGTAGACGGCGTGCATATGAGTACCTTTTACGCCCATGACTACACGCTGCCCGAAGCGTTCCAGCGCGGCCACGCCATGCACAACCTGACGGCGCTGCTGATGCTGGACGCGCTCCTCAGTCAGATCATCCTTGCGGCCGGTTCTTAA
- a CDS encoding SOS response-associated peptidase gives MCGRFALASSGDTLLTAFDVAFTGLDVTQLGPRYNVAPTQPVLAVRPAKDGRQRELTLFHWGLIPSWAKDLKMGARLINARSETVAEKPAFRAAFKRRRCLVLADGFYEWQKLERGKQPMFIHLQEERPFALAGLWEIWQGGDGSELESCTILTTTPNELMAPIHDRMPVILDPADYDDWLYPGLQPEMAQHLLRPYPAERMAAYAVSDWVNSPAHDDPTCLRPVH, from the coding sequence ATGTGTGGACGATTTGCCTTAGCCAGCTCTGGCGATACGCTGCTGACGGCGTTTGATGTGGCGTTTACCGGATTAGACGTGACCCAACTTGGCCCGCGTTATAACGTGGCGCCAACGCAGCCGGTGCTGGCGGTGCGCCCGGCGAAGGACGGCCGTCAGCGCGAGCTAACCCTGTTTCATTGGGGACTCATCCCCTCCTGGGCCAAAGACCTGAAGATGGGGGCGCGGCTGATCAATGCCCGCTCCGAGACAGTGGCCGAGAAACCGGCGTTTCGCGCCGCCTTCAAGCGGCGGCGCTGCCTGGTATTGGCCGATGGCTTTTATGAATGGCAGAAGCTGGAGCGCGGCAAGCAGCCGATGTTCATCCATTTACAGGAGGAACGGCCGTTTGCCCTGGCCGGTCTGTGGGAAATCTGGCAGGGTGGCGATGGCAGCGAATTGGAAAGCTGTACCATCCTGACCACCACGCCCAACGAACTGATGGCCCCCATCCACGACAGGATGCCGGTGATTCTGGACCCGGCCGATTATGACGATTGGCTGTATCCCGGTTTGCAGCCGGAGATGGCGCAACATCTGTTACGGCCGTATCCCGCCGAACGCATGGCCGCCTATGCAGTGAGCGATTGGGTGAACAGCCCCGCCCACGACGACCCTACCTGCTTGCGGCCCGTGCATTAG
- a CDS encoding dihydrofolate reductase family protein, which yields MNSVIQLYPLPAAERPLTNLYLNHNLRQYRAAGRPFVYANFVVSLDGRIAIPHASGQGLTVPKQIANERDWRLFQELAAQADLIISSGRYLRDWADGRAQEILQVDDPRFADLRAWRQEQGLPPQPDIAIISGSLDFPIPDVLTAGGRKVVVFTTANPNTARVREIEAQAGQVIVAGDENGMGGIQLVQRMGELGYQTIYSSAGPRILHLLLRGDVLDRLYLTQANRLLGGSPFASIVEGALLDTAVNMSLHTLYHDPQGLDGRGQLFLAYNT from the coding sequence ATAAACAGCGTCATCCAACTTTATCCCTTACCGGCGGCCGAACGGCCGTTGACCAACCTCTATCTGAACCACAACCTGCGCCAATACCGGGCGGCCGGACGGCCGTTTGTCTATGCCAATTTTGTCGTCAGTTTAGACGGCCGTATCGCCATTCCCCACGCCAGCGGCCAGGGGTTGACAGTGCCCAAACAGATTGCCAACGAACGAGATTGGCGGCTGTTTCAAGAATTGGCTGCCCAGGCCGACCTGATCATCAGCAGCGGCCGCTATTTGCGCGATTGGGCAGACGGCCGTGCCCAGGAAATTTTGCAGGTAGACGACCCGCGCTTTGCCGATTTGCGCGCCTGGCGCCAAGAACAGGGGCTGCCGCCGCAGCCAGACATCGCCATCATCAGTGGCAGCCTGGATTTTCCCATCCCCGATGTGCTGACGGCCGGAGGGCGCAAAGTAGTCGTCTTCACTACCGCCAACCCCAACACCGCCCGTGTGCGCGAGATTGAAGCGCAGGCCGGGCAGGTGATTGTAGCAGGGGACGAAAATGGGATGGGTGGTATTCAGTTGGTGCAGCGGATGGGGGAACTGGGCTACCAGACCATTTATTCATCCGCCGGCCCTAGAATTTTGCACCTGCTGCTGCGCGGCGACGTGTTAGACCGGCTCTATCTGACCCAGGCCAACCGACTGTTGGGCGGCAGCCCCTTTGCCAGCATTGTGGAGGGAGCGTTGTTGGATACGGCCGTTAACATGTCCCTGCACACCCTCTACCACGACCCACAGGGGCTGGATGGCCGGGGCCAACTATTTCTGGCCTACAACACCTGA
- a CDS encoding CBS domain-containing protein codes for MKQELVRDWMTANVIHVTPNTTLPRAHELMTRNNIRRLPVVLDDNILVGIITLGDVRGAEPSQATSLSVWELNYLLSNLLIDEIMTREPVTVRDDATIAEAASLMLDYRVSGLPVTDKQGKLVGVITESDIFRMVVRHEWQRVESPV; via the coding sequence ATGAAACAAGAACTCGTGCGAGATTGGATGACGGCTAATGTCATTCACGTCACCCCAAACACAACGTTGCCCCGCGCACATGAATTGATGACGCGCAACAACATTCGCCGTTTGCCGGTGGTGCTTGATGATAATATCCTGGTCGGCATCATCACCTTGGGCGATGTGCGCGGGGCCGAGCCATCGCAGGCCACGTCGCTGAGTGTCTGGGAGCTAAACTATTTGCTGTCTAACCTGCTGATTGATGAGATTATGACCAGAGAGCCGGTGACTGTGCGCGACGATGCCACCATCGCCGAGGCCGCCAGCCTGATGCTTGATTACCGCGTCAGCGGCCTGCCGGTGACTGACAAACAAGGCAAGCTGGTCGGCGTCATCACCGAGTCCGATATTTTCCGCATGGTGGTGCGCCATGAATGGCAGCGGGTTGAATCGCCGGTTTAG
- a CDS encoding alpha/beta fold hydrolase, translating to MKQLFLLVITFLLLSACQNQTEPAPTPTAVLTTCQLSGGVTAQCGSITVPEDRSQTAANGRTLDIHFAVLPATLSNPQPDPIFMLAGGPGQAAITAFPQILPALQKLNQSRDIVLVDQRGTGQSNPLACPNVRDLPLDSTEEMVSEALAACRQELAADNDLTQYHTTIAMTDLDAVRAALGYGQINLIGVSYGSRAALEYMRLFPEQTRSVVLNAVAGPELVLQLQAPRDGQRALDLFFARCAADDACSETFPNLEAEFASLLTRLDEEVAVTLVHPVTGEIVEMTLGREDFMQSIFALLYSADFVSLLPLLIHNAAASGDVAPIVSPVLSISSSTGIYQGMFYAVVCSEDAPLIDPAQTEALQAGALFGLVADDLLTACADWPRADVPEALRQPVTAVIPTLLLSGEADPITPPQYADSVAAALPQSLHLVIPGYGHDVLTMGCIPSVVAAFISSGSVTGLDTTCLAEIQPPPFFVSPAGPRP from the coding sequence ATGAAACAACTCTTTTTGCTTGTCATCACGTTCCTGCTGCTGTCTGCCTGCCAAAATCAAACTGAACCAGCGCCAACGCCTACGGCCGTTCTCACCACCTGCCAGCTTAGCGGCGGCGTGACGGCACAGTGTGGTTCCATCACCGTGCCCGAAGACCGCAGCCAGACGGCCGCAAACGGCCGTACCCTGGATATTCACTTTGCCGTCCTGCCGGCCACGTTGAGCAATCCGCAGCCCGACCCCATCTTTATGCTGGCCGGTGGACCGGGGCAGGCGGCCATAACCGCCTTTCCGCAGATTTTGCCCGCGCTGCAAAAACTGAACCAGAGCCGCGACATTGTTCTAGTGGACCAGCGCGGCACGGGCCAGTCCAACCCATTGGCGTGTCCCAACGTGCGTGACCTGCCGCTGGACAGCACCGAGGAGATGGTGAGCGAGGCGCTGGCGGCGTGCCGCCAGGAACTGGCCGCCGACAACGACCTGACGCAGTACCACACCACCATCGCCATGACCGACCTGGATGCGGTGCGCGCCGCCCTGGGCTATGGTCAAATCAACCTGATTGGCGTTTCCTATGGCAGCCGGGCGGCGCTGGAATACATGCGTCTTTTCCCCGAACAGACGCGCAGCGTGGTGCTGAACGCCGTCGCCGGACCGGAACTGGTGCTGCAACTGCAAGCCCCACGAGACGGCCAGCGGGCGCTGGACCTCTTTTTTGCCCGCTGCGCCGCCGACGACGCCTGCAGCGAGACTTTCCCCAACCTGGAAGCTGAATTTGCCAGCCTGCTGACCCGGCTGGATGAGGAAGTGGCGGTGACGCTGGTCCATCCCGTGACCGGCGAAATTGTCGAAATGACGTTGGGGCGAGAGGATTTTATGCAGAGCATTTTTGCCCTGCTGTACAGCGCCGATTTTGTCTCGCTGCTGCCGCTGCTGATTCATAACGCCGCCGCCAGCGGCGATGTGGCGCCGATTGTGTCGCCGGTACTGTCAATCTCCAGCAGCACCGGGATATACCAGGGCATGTTTTACGCGGTGGTGTGCAGCGAAGACGCGCCGCTGATTGACCCGGCGCAGACCGAGGCGCTGCAAGCGGGCGCGTTATTTGGTCTGGTGGCCGATGACCTGCTAACGGCATGCGCCGACTGGCCGCGGGCAGATGTGCCCGAAGCGCTGCGGCAGCCGGTAACGGCCGTCATCCCCACCCTGCTGCTCTCCGGCGAAGCCGATCCCATCACCCCGCCCCAGTACGCCGACAGCGTGGCCGCCGCTCTGCCGCAAAGCCTGCATCTTGTCATCCCCGGCTACGGCCACGATGTGCTGACGATGGGCTGTATCCCGTCTGTCGTGGCGGCTTTCATTAGCAGCGGTTCGGTCACCGGGTTAGATACAACCTGCCTGGCGGAAATTCAGCCGCCGCCCTTTTTCGTCAGCCCGGCAGGGCCAAGACCATAA
- a CDS encoding ATP-binding cassette domain-containing protein has translation MIAVTNLSKAFGAIQAVQGVSFAAPNGQITGLLGPNGAGKSTTMRVIAGVLEPGEGRATVDEMDTWRQRVAAQRRLGVLPDKRGVYQRLTSRENIRYYGRLHGLRGAALETRIDELLTLLEMEEIADRMTEGFSTGQKVKVAIARALVHNPPNVMLDEPTVGLDVMSTRAMRQVIRRLRDAGQTVLFSSHIMQEVASLCDNIVIIAHGRVVAQGTADALRQRAGQSDLEEAFVQIIGTTEGLE, from the coding sequence ATGATTGCTGTAACCAATCTTTCTAAGGCTTTTGGGGCGATACAGGCAGTGCAGGGCGTTTCTTTTGCAGCGCCCAATGGGCAGATTACCGGCCTGCTTGGCCCCAATGGCGCGGGCAAAAGCACGACCATGCGGGTGATTGCCGGGGTGTTAGAGCCAGGGGAAGGGCGCGCCACGGTGGACGAGATGGACACCTGGCGGCAGCGCGTGGCGGCGCAGCGACGGTTGGGCGTTTTGCCAGACAAACGCGGCGTCTACCAACGGCTGACTTCACGCGAGAATATTCGCTATTACGGCCGTCTGCATGGCCTGCGCGGCGCCGCCCTGGAAACACGCATTGACGAACTGCTAACTCTGCTGGAAATGGAAGAGATCGCCGACCGGATGACGGAAGGTTTTTCCACCGGGCAAAAGGTGAAGGTGGCAATCGCCCGCGCCCTGGTACACAATCCGCCCAATGTCATGCTGGACGAGCCGACGGTGGGGTTGGACGTGATGAGTACCCGCGCCATGCGCCAGGTGATTCGCCGTCTGCGCGACGCCGGGCAGACTGTGTTGTTTTCCAGCCACATCATGCAAGAAGTGGCGTCGCTGTGCGACAACATCGTCATCATCGCCCATGGCCGGGTGGTGGCTCAGGGTACGGCCGACGCGCTGCGCCAGCGCGCCGGTCAGAGCGATTTGGAAGAGGCCTTTGTGCAGATCATTGGTACGACGGAGGGATTGGAATGA
- a CDS encoding ABC transporter permease, producing MIQPWSLVGIISRKEAVDNLRDRRSVFNALLSVLLNPLLYIVLFGFLNRSFSEQAEQTLRLPVVGAENAPNLVAFLDMYNVDILPPPADPYTAVQNGTADLVLIIPNTYGAAFSRGEPAAVELLRDESNQGTSVAVSRVQNLLTQYSGRIGALRLLARGVSPAVMTAVPVVAVDVSPAARGAAGTVLNLLPIIMLTAAFLGGFYMVVDMTAGERERESLEPLLINPVPRWAFVIGKYITAFGFTILATALATVLFLALLSFPAVQAFTAIQVNVTVRAMGTAVIVIIPVIFMAVALQMLIASYTRNVKEAQTYTQLLSLIGFMPALFLAILPIKAQPWMNLIPTISQTFLINKVMRGEALPLADVGAATAVTLLVGIVGLAAAIQLYNRERIALIG from the coding sequence ATGATACAACCCTGGTCACTTGTGGGCATCATCAGCCGCAAAGAGGCGGTGGACAACCTGCGCGACCGCCGCTCGGTGTTTAACGCCCTGCTGAGCGTGCTGCTGAATCCGCTGCTGTATATTGTATTATTTGGCTTTCTGAACCGCTCCTTCAGCGAACAGGCGGAGCAAACATTGCGCCTGCCGGTGGTGGGCGCAGAAAATGCGCCCAATCTTGTTGCTTTTCTGGATATGTACAACGTGGACATTTTGCCGCCGCCGGCCGACCCATACACGGCCGTGCAAAACGGAACGGCCGACCTGGTACTCATCATCCCCAACACCTACGGGGCGGCGTTTAGCCGGGGCGAACCGGCCGCCGTAGAACTGCTGCGCGATGAATCGAACCAGGGTACAAGCGTGGCGGTGTCGCGGGTGCAGAATTTGCTGACGCAGTACAGCGGCCGAATTGGGGCGCTGCGGCTGCTGGCGCGGGGGGTGAGTCCGGCGGTGATGACGGCCGTACCCGTTGTGGCCGTGGATGTTTCCCCGGCGGCGCGCGGCGCGGCGGGCACGGTGCTGAACTTGCTGCCGATCATCATGCTGACGGCCGCTTTTTTGGGTGGCTTCTACATGGTGGTGGATATGACGGCCGGCGAGCGAGAGCGGGAATCGTTGGAACCACTGTTGATTAATCCGGTTCCGCGCTGGGCTTTTGTCATTGGCAAATACATTACCGCCTTTGGTTTTACTATTTTAGCGACGGCGTTGGCGACGGTGCTGTTTCTGGCGCTGCTGAGCTTCCCGGCGGTGCAGGCGTTTACGGCGATTCAGGTGAATGTGACCGTGAGGGCGATGGGCACGGCCGTTATCGTCATCATCCCGGTCATTTTTATGGCGGTGGCGCTGCAAATGTTGATCGCCTCCTACACGCGCAACGTCAAAGAAGCGCAAACCTACACCCAACTGCTCTCGTTGATCGGGTTCATGCCGGCGTTGTTCCTGGCGATTTTGCCGATCAAAGCGCAGCCGTGGATGAACCTGATCCCAACGATTTCACAGACCTTTTTGATCAACAAAGTGATGCGTGGCGAAGCGCTGCCGTTGGCCGACGTGGGGGCGGCAACGGCCGTGACGCTGCTGGTGGGCATTGTCGGCCTGGCGGCGGCGATTCAGTTGTACAACCGGGAACGGATTGCCCTGATTGGTTAA
- a CDS encoding L-fucose/L-arabinose isomerase family protein, translating into MTTLGVIVTNREFFADHLVVDGRAKILSLLAELGIKTISVDAAATPLGAVETWSDAQKCGELFRRHQDEIDGILVSLPNFGNEQGVADAIRESRLNVPILVHAFPDRSDTLTAAGRRDAFCGKLSVTNNLYQYGIPFSVTQSHTLDPDSDAFAAEINRFAAICRTRKGLTSARIGAIGARPGAFKTVRYSEKLFESVGMSVQTLDLSDVFGWVRRLDDGDAQVTAEIERIKQYAAYEAVPAASLTKIAKLSATIRGWMADNGITATAIQCWESLQKNYGVNVCTLMSMMSDELMPSACETDIAGTVSMYALTLASHKPAALVDWNNNYDDDPNKCIYFHCGNWAKSLVKEVRISTAEVLGTTLGPENTWGALDGRSPAFPLTYARIDTDDRKGVIKAYYGQGRTTNDPLSRIPGNSAVVEVENLQGLMRYAAKNGFAHHCAMTDAHVADVLQEVLGDYLGWQVYHHQP; encoded by the coding sequence ATGACAACATTAGGCGTTATCGTCACCAACCGCGAGTTTTTTGCCGACCACCTGGTCGTGGACGGCCGTGCTAAAATTCTGTCTCTTCTGGCCGAACTGGGCATCAAAACCATCAGCGTAGATGCCGCTGCCACCCCTCTGGGCGCGGTGGAAACCTGGAGCGACGCGCAAAAATGCGGCGAACTGTTCCGCCGCCATCAGGACGAGATTGACGGCATCCTCGTCTCGCTGCCCAACTTTGGCAACGAGCAGGGCGTCGCCGACGCCATCCGCGAATCGCGGCTGAACGTGCCGATTCTGGTCCACGCCTTCCCCGACCGCAGCGACACCCTGACGGCCGCCGGCCGCCGCGACGCCTTTTGCGGCAAGCTGTCCGTCACCAACAATCTGTACCAGTACGGCATCCCGTTTAGCGTCACTCAATCCCACACCTTAGACCCCGACAGCGACGCCTTTGCCGCCGAAATCAACAGATTTGCCGCCATTTGCCGCACCCGCAAAGGGCTAACCAGCGCCCGCATCGGCGCGATTGGCGCGCGGCCGGGCGCGTTTAAGACCGTGCGCTACAGCGAAAAATTGTTCGAGTCGGTGGGCATGAGCGTGCAGACGTTGGATTTGTCTGACGTGTTTGGCTGGGTGCGCCGCCTGGATGATGGCGACGCCCAGGTGACGGCCGAAATCGAGCGCATCAAGCAGTACGCCGCTTACGAAGCTGTGCCCGCCGCCTCGCTGACCAAAATCGCCAAATTGTCGGCGACGATTCGCGGCTGGATGGCCGACAACGGCATTACGGCGACGGCTATCCAATGCTGGGAATCGCTGCAAAAGAATTATGGCGTGAACGTTTGCACGTTGATGAGCATGATGAGCGACGAATTGATGCCCAGCGCCTGCGAAACGGACATCGCCGGTACAGTTTCGATGTATGCCCTGACTTTAGCCAGCCACAAACCGGCGGCGCTGGTGGATTGGAACAACAATTACGACGATGATCCCAACAAGTGCATTTATTTCCACTGCGGCAACTGGGCCAAGAGCCTGGTCAAAGAGGTGCGCATCAGCACGGCGGAGGTGTTGGGCACGACGTTGGGGCCGGAAAATACCTGGGGGGCGTTAGACGGCCGTTCGCCCGCCTTCCCCCTCACCTATGCCCGCATAGACACCGATGACCGCAAAGGGGTCATCAAAGCCTACTACGGCCAGGGCCGCACCACCAACGACCCGCTCTCGCGCATTCCCGGCAACAGCGCGGTGGTGGAAGTGGAAAACTTGCAAGGGTTGATGCGCTACGCCGCCAAGAACGGCTTCGCCCACCACTGCGCCATGACCGATGCCCACGTTGCCGATGTGCTGCAAGAGGTGCTGGGAGATTACCTGGGCTGGCAGGTGTATCACCACCAGCCGTAG